A stretch of the Gossypium hirsutum isolate 1008001.06 chromosome D07, Gossypium_hirsutum_v2.1, whole genome shotgun sequence genome encodes the following:
- the LOC107954374 gene encoding uncharacterized protein produces the protein MANRPDPDIDDDFSEIYKEYTGPLGSAVSKAEDRVKENKRSHAASNEEEEQRDPNAVPTDFTSREAKVWEAKSKATERNWKKRKEEEMICKICGESGHFTQGCPSTLGANRKSQDFFERVPARDPHARELFTEKVIQRIEKDIGCKIKMDEKFIIVSGKDRLILKKGVDAVHKVKDESDQRGSSSSRMSRSRSPERSPVGARLRRPESQRAHSGPHNSLHFQQRFGRQDKAVEDRVLEDLRKISRDSPQAYGNDGARSRSSHSKSPGRLPYGGNSFNSYDGHNRNMGAYRTEGWDTERRGSDLQSGNQFEYHAFPQTLDELELEFKREAMELGRIRDKEEDEENYKHRETIKEMRENYIKKSAILRDTHTKQWEEFLQFDAQRRQQQARQQMSASSFGAYKQQGYSEYDGPSVHAHYAGAGLPMDSRGRYPNPMENYSSRLHDSYGEFQRQRREDFGKAYNRY, from the exons ATGGCAAACAGACCAGACCCAGATATCGATGATGATTTCAGTGAAATTTACAAGGAGTACACTGGCCCGCTAGGGTCCGCAGTTTCCAAGGCAGAAGATAGGGTGAAAGAGAATAAACGTTCTCATGCTGCTTCAAATGAGGAAGAGGAACAGCGTGACCCCAATGCTGTCCCCACTGACTTCACTAGCCGGGAAGCCAAGGTCTGGGAGGCTAAATCCAAGGCTACTGAGAGGAATTGGAAgaagaggaaagaagaagaaatgattTGCAAAATATGTGGAGAATCGGGTCACTTTACTCAG GGTTGCCCCTCCACTCTTGGAGCAAATCGCAAGTCTCAAGATTTTTTTGAAAGGGTACCCGCTAGAGACCCACATGCCAGAGAACTTTTCACCGAGAAAGTTATTCAGAGGATCGAGAAAGATATTGGTTGCAAAATCAAAATGGACGAGAAGTTTATAATTGTTAGTGGTAAGGATAGGTTAATATTGAAAAAGGGTGTGGATGCTGTACACAAAGTAAAGGATGAAAGTGATCAAAGGGGCTCTTCTAGTTCTCGAATGAGCAGATCAAGGTCTCCTGAGCGAAGTCCTGTTGGTGCACGGTTGCGACGTCCTGAATCACAAAGGGCTCATTCAGGACCACATAACTCACTACACTTCCAACAACGATTTGGTAGGCAAGATAAGGCTGTGGAAGACCGTGTACTTGAGGATCTACGGAAAATTTCTAGAGATTCTCCGCAAG CTTATGGTAATGATGGAGCTAGAAGTCGCTCGAGCCACTCTAAATCCCCAGGCCGTTTGCCTTATGGTGGCAACTCATTTAATTCCTATGATGGTCATAATCGAAACATGGGAGCTTATAGAACTGAGGGATGGGATACTGAGAGACGGGGATCTGATTTGCAATCTGGCAATCAGTTTGAATACCATGCCTTCCCTCAAACGTTAGATGAGTTGGAGTTGGAATTTAAGAGAGAGGCAATGGAACTTGGAAGAATTCGTgataaggaagaagatgaagagaattaTAAGCATCGGGAG ACTATCAAGGAGATGAGAGAGAACTACATCAAGAAATCAGCTATATTGAGGGACACACATACAAAACAGTGGGAAGAGTTTCTTCAATTTGATGCCCAAAGGCGTCAGCAACAGGCACGGCAACAAATGTCTGCTTCAAGCTTTGGTGCTTATAAACAGCAGGGTTATTCTGAATACGATGGCCCGTCTGTCCATGCTCATTACGCTGGAGCTGGTTTACCTATGGATTCTAGGGGCAGGTACCCAAATCCTATGGAAAATTATTCCTCTAGGCTTCATGACTCTTATGGTGAATTTCAACGTCAGAGGCGTGAAGATTTTGGGAAAGCTTACAATCGGTACTAA
- the LOC107956085 gene encoding uncharacterized protein — translation MGYCTHLVPFNAKIIETTVTDEASVAEFWVLQVRSKFMFHGQKLTIAGLNCKWKSHPIRSMSNKIATLQLCVDTMCLVIQLLHINHKPQFIKTFLSDTDVVFVGIDIEETVFKLQNEYGLSCGRIIDVRSLVKAWFPLSYYGKPGLKVLANRLVGLHKWRPSDDECLNNMDTRFLDEDQVKFACIDAYALCRIGHKLLKEDERASQAYVSG, via the coding sequence ATGGGCTATTGCACTCACTTGGTTCCCTTCAATGCCAAAATTATTGAAACAACCGTCACTGACGAGGCTTCTGTAGCAGAATTTTGGGTTCTCCAGGTTCGGTCCAAGTTCATGTTCCATGGGCAAAAACTTACTATTGCAGGGTTGAACTGTAAATGGAAATCTCATCCAATAAGATCAATGAGCAACAAAATTGCCACTCTACAACTCTGTGTTGACACCATGTGCCTCGTTATTCAGCTCCTCCACATTAACCACAAGCCTCAGTTCATCAAAACCTTTCTCAGTGACACGGACGTGGTTTTTGTGGGAATCGACATTGAAGAGACTGTGTTTAAACTCCAGAATGAGTATGGACTGAGTTGCGGAAGGATTATTGATGTTCGTTCCTTGGTTAAGGCATGGTTCCCACTCAGCTACTATGGGAAGCCTGGTTTGAAAGTTCTTGCTAACCGATTGGTGGGGCTCCATAAATGGAGACCAAGTGATGATGAGTGCCTCAATAACATGGACACTAGGTTTCTTGACGAGGATCAGGTTAAGTTTGCATGTATTGATGCATATGCTTTGTGCAGGATTGGTCACAAGCTTCTCAAGGAAGATGAAAGGGCTTCTCAAGCATATGTGAGTGGATGA
- the LOC107954375 gene encoding long chain acyl-CoA synthetase 1: MENRKVFSVKVEDGREGRDGKPSVGPVYRNLLAKQGYPPPDPEMSTTWTLFSSSVEKYPGNRMLGWRKFVDGKVGPYIWKTYKEVYDEVLHVGSALRASGVEPGCRVGIYGANCPQWIMAMEACGAHSLVCVPLYDTLGSGAVNFIIDHAEVDFVFVQDIKVKELLNPNCKSTQQLKAIVCFTSLAEEDNAKASQMGIKTYSWTEFLHMGKENPWEISPPQPFSICTIMYTSGTSGDPKGVVLTHETMATFVCGVDLFLDQFEDKMTVDDVYLSFLPLAHILDRMIEEYFFHRGASVGYYHGNLKELRDDIMELKPTFLAGVPRVYDMIHEGIQQALQELSPLRKWIFDALYKHKLSWMNKGYKQKFASPLADLLAFRKVKAKLGGRLRLLLSGGAPLSSEVEEFLRVTCCAFVVQGYGLTETCGACTIGFPDEICFVGAVGSPAVYNDLRLEEVSDMGYDPLGNPPCGEICVKGKTLFSEYYKNPELTRESFEDGWFHTGDIGQMLPNGIVKVIDRKKNLIKLSQGEYVALEYLENVYGVTPIIDDVWVYGNSFKSMLVAVVVLHEEKAKKWAELNGYTVSLFELCSLSKLQNYVLSELKSTADKNKMRGFEYIKGVILEARAFDMERYLVTATLKKKRNNLLKYYQAEIDALYHNLTTKK; the protein is encoded by the exons ATGGAAAATAGGAAGGTTTTTTCAGTTAAGGTGGAGGATGGAAGGGAAGGACGAGATGGGAAGCCATCAGTTGGTCCCGTGTACCGTAACCTACTCGCCAAGCAAGGATACCCTCCACCTGATCCTGAGATGTCTACCACATGGACTCTTTTCAG TTCATCTGTTGAGAAGTACCCTGGAAACAGGATGCTTGGATGGCGAAAATTTGTTGATGGCAAG GTGGGTCCTTATATCTGGAAAACGTATAAGGAAGTTTATGATGAAGTTCTGCATGTTGGTTCTGCATTGCGAGCATCTGGTGTTGAACCT GGATGTCGGGTTGGGATTTATGGAGCAAACTGCCCGCAGTGGATTATGGCAATGGAG GCCTGCGGTGCCCACAGTTTGGTTTGTGTGCCTCTCTATGATACACTAG GGTCTGGAGCTGTAAATTTTATCATAGACCATGCAGAGGTTGATTTTGTATTCGTTCAAGACATAAAAGTAAAAGAA CTTTTGAATCCTAATTGTAAATCGACTCAACAGCTGAAAG CAATTGTTTGCTTCACATCGCTGGCTGAAGAAGACAATGCTAAGGCATCTCAAATGGGGATTAAGACATACTCGTGGACTGAGTTTCTCCACATG GGAAAGGAAAATCCTTGGGAGATTTCACCACCTCAACCATTTAGCATTTGCACCATTATGTATACAAGTGGAACCAGCGGAGATCCTAAAGGCGTTGTTTTAACACATGAAACAATGGCAACATTTGTATGTGGAGTTGATCTTTTCTTGGATCAATTTGAGGACAAG ATGACAGTGGACGATGTGTATTTGTCCTTCCTGCCCCTTGCTCATATCCTTGACCGCATGATCGAAGAATATTTTTTCCATAGAGGAGCATCTGTTGGCTACTACCATGGG AACTTGAAGGAACTGCGGGATGACATAATGGAGTTGAAACCCACATTTTTAGCAGGTGTACCCCGAGTTTATGATATGATTCATGAAG GTATTCAACAAGCACTGCAAGAACTAAGTCCATTGAGGAAGTGGATTTTTGATGCTCTCTACAAACA CAAACTTTCTTGGATGAATAAAGGGTATAAGCAAAAATTTGCATCTCCTTTAGCAGATTTGTTGGCCTTCAGGAAG GTCAAAGCTAAGTTAGGTGGTCGGCTTCGATTGTTACTATCTGGAGGTGCACCATTGAGCTCTGAAGTTGAAGAATTCCTGCGGGTCACTTGTTGTGCCTTTGTTGTCCAAGGCTATG GATTGACTGAAACATGTGGAGCTTGCACTATTGGTTTTCCGGATGAGATATGCTTTGTTGGTGCTGTCGGGTCTCCAGCTGTGTACAACGACTTGCGCTTAGAGGAGGTTTCAGACATGGGCTATGATCCACTCGGAAATCCTCCCTGTGGTGAGATATGCGTGAAAGGAAAGACTCTTTTCTCTGAGTACTACAAAAACCCTGAACTGACAAGAGAATCTTTCGAGGATGGATGGTTTCATACAG GAGACATAGGCCAAATGCTTCCTAATGGAATTGTTAAGGTTATTGATAGGAAGAAAAATCTTATTAAGCTCTCCCAGGGAGAGTATGTCGCACTAGAGTACTTGGAAAATGTTTACGGAGTCACTCCAATCATCGATGAT gTATGGGTCTATGGAAACAGCTTCAAATCAATGCTAGTTGCAGTGGTTGTGCTACATGAAGAAAAAGCTAAAAAATGGGCTGAGTTGAATGGTTACACTGTTTCACTCTTTGAGCTCTGTTCTCTGAGTAAGCTTCAGAATTATGTCCTCTCAGAGCTCAAATCCACAGCTGATAAAAACAAG ATGAGAGGTTTTGAGTATATCAAAGGAGTGATTTTGGAAGCCCGGGCTTTCGACATGGAGCGATATCTAGTGACTGCAAcattgaagaaaaaaagaaacaatctGCTCAAATATTATCAG GCTGAAATAGATGCACTCTACCATAACTTGACTACAAAAAAGTGA